DNA from Fusarium musae strain F31 chromosome 7, whole genome shotgun sequence:
GACTTGAACTTTGACCTCTTCTCAATTCACATGTTAACAATGATAGGTTCATCGTCGTCCACGGGCAGCTCCTACACTGTACCACATTAACCCTGACGTACGAtgcatgaagaagaagcaccagcaccagcagcagtagTAGCACGAGAGGGGATGTGAGGGGGAGGGGTAGAATGCGCTTGTACAAGCAGAGCAGCAAGCATTGGGTCCATCCCATGGAATGGAGCACATAGTATAGGTATCGTGAAAGCGAGGCGAGAGCCCTTGATCTTCACTGTTGGAGTCCTAGTGGCCGAAGTGCGCATAATAAGCACCCTTGACAATGACGATCATTGGAAGAGAGAATCTGAtattcttcaacatcagtTCAATCACACAACTCAAGCTGCAGCTCGAGATATAAACAGACGTCATGTCGGTCGGTTAAGCCTCTGCCAACTTGAATGTTACAATGCATGTCTAGCTCGTCTATTTTAACGCCGGACTCCGTTCCCTCTCAACAATACCTACGCCTACCTTGCCTACTCAACATGCAGGCAAgcttttgcttctcgatGCCGGGACTGGCAAAAAAAAGAGCTCGTAGCGTCTCTAGCTCGGCAAGCCTTCTTTGACATGGAGTCTTCCACAACTGGTTCCCGGAGACGAGGCCGAGAAAAGGCCCGCAAGTCGGGTGATAAACAACATTGTCTCGAGGCGAGTCCAAAAACTGCCAAAAAAATCTGCAGAGCAATGGAGCAAACacagcaacaagaagcaaCACACACTAATGCCGTATCGTTGCTCGATTCGCCCGGGACCGTCAGTTTTGAGGCTAGTAAGACCTGTAGGTTTCTTTCCTTTCGTTTCACCTCATTCGTCGCACAgcgacttttttttttttttttttttttggctgCAGCATGCAAGGAATAATAGAATGCTGTACCTGTAGAGAGGCTAGTCATCAACGTTGAGGGATTGGCCACCAAAAGCCAGGGCAATCGATTCCTCCAATCCCATCTCGTTGTTTATGCTCTGAAGAGACAGGTACTTTTTCATTTATTAATcaggatgagatgaaatgagaTGACAGACATGTGAGAAGGTGGGTGACACAGACTCAGCCTTGTATCGAATCTGGTTCTGTAGAAGTCGAGGAAATGCTGGAGAGGTCGGAAATCTTCCTACTGGATACGAGACGGGCCTGGGATATCTTGCGTGTTGTAGACTAATCTGTGTAACTTTTGAGAGCAAACTTGAATATTTGCAGTCGGATTTAGCAATGAAATTGGCTTTAAGCATAGTGTACATACATATCCTGCAACAGAACACCGCAACCTTGGATCTCTGATTGCATATGATGATTGCATGTGAATTTCGATATTGCTAGCAACGCTGCAGCTAATAAATGCTCCTTTCATGAATTATAAAAGGTATCGGCAGAGATTTGGATGCCTAGAGAATTGTAGCCCTAGGTCTCTATTTTGGGTGGCCAGAATACCTAGCACCCCGCCATTGCAATTGAAGATGCAGCTTCCAGTGGTTGTTGCCTTGCTTGGAGCTTGACTAGCGGAGCTGAGCAATGgttgatctcatccatcatccatcttcaacctTTTGCTATCTTTCCCATCTTAGCATAGAACCCAACACCCCACACgtactatcttttattttactcCCTTGACATTCTCTCGGTCAAACCTACATAGGGCACCATACCAACCCAGAGGATCCGTAGCTTCTAAAGGATATCGGAACTTTGCCGTGGAGCCTACCTACATTCTACCGGCTGCCGCTTTCGAAACCGTTGCACAACTACAGCTATAGCCGCCTACAGCACGGTCAGGTCTGGTCTACTACTCTAGGTGTTACACACCCGTCAGTCCAGTTTCTGTGTCTTTGAACCCCTGTTCGACTACACTAGCTTGGTCGCCTAAAGTTAGATCGAAACAGCTCGATTTTGGTCAACTCTGTTGCACATGCGCGCACACGATCACATCCCTCACTCTCAGCGCCAATCCCTGGATATCATCCGCAGCCAGcgtctcgtcatcatcgttcGTGTGCACCCCAAATAGTCAACCAACTGGGTTAATCGACTACCTGTTCACCAACCGCAGACACAACATCCCACGCTCTCGCATTGAGAGGGGGAATCAGCAGGCACGCGATCGCAGCTTTCGTCACTTGTTGAACCTCCCTCAACAAACTCACACGCCCCCTCCATTCTCCgttctccatctccaaggcTCGGGAGTCTGCCCCTCTCTCCGTCTTCCTCCCGCTCGAGGGACCTACCACGTACGGTACCTACGTGTGGTAATTTATCAGTACCTACCGTACCTCACGCAGCGACTTGCCCATCTCGGATAGCACTACTCGCACCTCGTGGGTGATTTAAACTCCTCGTTGTGGCCCGTGAGAAAGGTTCGGTGCCCCTCATCCGCCGTACACCACCATCGTCCTTCCGTCTCCGGCAAGACATCATCAGAGCATTCATCTCACCTATTACCAACAGCTCTTTGAGGAAACACGACTCCAGTCGTGCAGTGCAGGTTCAAGGTTCACAATGGAACCAAGCGGCATGCACATCCCTGAAGATGCGTTGTTGCAGTACGAATATATGACCCCAATTGGTGAGTGCTTATTCCCACGTTCTTCTCCAACCGATCAGCCCCGTGGTCTAATGCCGGCCTGTCGTTGGTTGCCGGCGCCTGCGCTTAAGCTCCGTCGCGGCCGGTCCCCGTGGCGCCCCCGTTTTCCCCGTCCGGGACAAGTTCGTTCCATATTTCACTTGACCCTTCTTTCACAATTGCATGGAGCCCGAGGGCATCCACATCCACGTCAATATCAGTCCCAATTTAGCCTACAGACGGCTTCCACTTTGGTCAATGACAGACAGTTGATCATAGTCTCATGTTCAACGGTTCCGCAATCTTGGTGCTTGTGCGTCAAGGATCAATGCCACTATCAATTCATTAGCACTCCTAGCTCGCTTACGTCTGCTCACAAGTGTGGGTATGTATCTCGACTTCAACAAACCTATGTCTGCCTCTTGAAGCATGCCAATTGGCTTATTCCTTTGCTGTATTCACCAGTTTTATGTCTAAGGACCATTCATTCCCTTGGATTCATGATTGGCAAGGCCACTCCTGGCCTCAATGTTTCCTAGCTCAGTGTTGTCGTTGGTCTTTATGTAAAGCACCGATAAAGGTCCCAATCACAAACGATGACATTTTATTGTCATATGATAAGGCATAGCAGGGCAGCTTCAGGGTTCATGATGCTATATCAGACGTCAAGTATCATTTTGGTCATTTTCCTCTTCTGCTTTACATGACTTCGCTTTCTACTCCCCCACGCATAATCTCCATTCGTTGACATCTCAGAAAACACTACCCCCACACAATTGTCGTTTGTGCCTTTCTCTTCACCGAATGCTGACTGATGCCTAGGATACTTCAAATCATCAAGATGCGGTTACTGTGGGAAACGTGACAAGAGTCAGTCAAAACGTGAATTGAGCCCCTGCACCTCCAGTACCTTTTGGCCACCCCAAGACTCGCATACACCTGCGTCACGAGACACCCGTGATTCCACAGCCGTGTCATCGACGGTTGTTCTGAAGTTCAGATTGACCACTTCGTATAAGCACTTGAGTCACACGGTCTCTTGAACATAAGGCTAACTAGTACGTGGGGTTATAGGCTACGCTTACCACGCAGTGGCAAATTCTTTGAGTCCTGCGTTCTATCAAACTCTCCTTGATAGATATTGGAGACGTTCAGGCACTCTCATGTACCGACCCGATCAACGTCGGTCATGTTGCCCACACTATACTATTCGTCTTGATTCTAGCCTGTTCAAGCCATCCAGAGATCAACGGCAGACCGTCAATCGTTTCAACAAGTATATCATGGGAGAGACTTACATGAAAGAAGCGGCTCGCCTGTATCCCAAGTCGCGTGATGAGGCCAAGAAACGGGATAACCATTTTGATCTCGTCGAACGGGTTCacgaggctgaagaggctAACCTGAAGAATCCCGCTGAGGCTGCCCATAAACTCGTCGTGACTCTAGAGCATGATGATTGTACGGATGAGAAGTTTGCTGTTTACCAGAACTACCAGGCGGTAGTTCACAAGGAGTCTCCGGATGAAATTACCAAGACCGGATTCAGACGCTTCCTTTGTGACTCGCCTTTGAGGAGAGAAACAATGGTGACACCCGATGGGCGTAAACGTCGCCTGGGTTCGTATCACCAATGTTACAGACTGGATGGCAAGCTAGTTGCCATTGGAGTGCTTGACCTCTTGCCCGAGTGTGTAAGCTCAGTATACTTTCTTTACCATGAAAGCATTCACCAGCATTCGCCAGGGAAGCTTGGTGCACTGTATGAGATTGCTCTATCCATCGAGGAGGGCTATGGCTGGTGGTACCCAGGCTATTATATACACAACTGCCCCAAGATGTGGTACAAGATTGATTACTCACCTCAGTATGTTCTTGACCCTGTGTCTTTGACATGGGACCCGCTGGATCGAACTGTGTTGGACCTCCTCGACAAAAAGCCGTACGTGAGCCTTTCGCTTGAAAAGGAGCAGGCCTCTCGCGAGATCGAACAAGGTTTTGCGTCGCCTACCGAGGATCCAAACCAGAGTGACAAAGGGGGGGACAAAGGTTCCGACTCTGCAGCatccgatgaagatgacagcaACTGGTTGTTTGCAACCGGGATGCCGGGTATACCTCCGATATCTACGGTCGCTGAGTGGGATATGGATCATATCGCTTTGAAGATATCCCCGAAAGCCCCATTATACGAAACCTCTGATCTCGTCAGCTGGGAGGAAAAGGGGGTCGAGGAATATCCAGGAATGAGAGCTGGTGTTGCTGAGCTCATCGCGGCAATTGGCCCTGACTTGATGGACCGGATTTGCCTGGACTTTTCCC
Protein-coding regions in this window:
- a CDS encoding hypothetical protein (EggNog:ENOG41~BUSCO:EOG092638AP) yields the protein MGETYMKEAARLYPKSRDEAKKRDNHFDLVERVHEAEEANLKNPAEAAHKLVVTLEHDDCTDEKFAVYQNYQAVVHKESPDEITKTGFRRFLCDSPLRRETMVTPDGRKRRLGSYHQCYRLDGKLVAIGVLDLLPECVSSVYFLYHESIHQHSPGKLGALYEIALSIEEGYGWWYPGYYIHNCPKMWYKIDYSPQYVLDPVSLTWDPLDRTVLDLLDKKPYVSLSLEKEQASREIEQGFASPTEDPNQSDKGGDKGSDSAASDEDDSNWLFATGMPGIPPISTVAEWDMDHIALKISPKAPLYETSDLVSWEEKGVEEYPGMRAGVAELIAAIGPDLMDRICLDFSRRP